Proteins found in one Gordonia sp. PDNC005 genomic segment:
- a CDS encoding DNA translocase FtsK — translation MASQATTRRRAAAGTSAPRAAASRKPASNRQPQKDRAQKDRAQKDRAQKGRGGKPQAGARKAPAGRAAPRAATKSQDLHRPSVVVTVGHGAASAWTMLAKGVGNVARIGAQRDDEPSARRDGLALAILLLGGIAAVGVWFHALGPVGAFIDTLIRACVGSLAYAVPVAHLALAACLMRFAPNPDRRVRNVGGTVLLSIALLGMTHLIQGAPRDYDGRADAAGFAGYAVGGPLTDAVTVWLSVPVYLLCAAFGILALSGRTLRDVIHGASEYLGLGRDYRYGEDDYYSDDDYDYDYDEYDDDIAEDDVDATPDPAPFDTGDSSDDADDGYGDPYDNYPPDERRRPQERRARSDRPTRERPARSSSRAEHDRASRTSPSVSGRRTAGEDRDAHMPDLVTEPILPDTQITEPIGPLADLDPAPASAVEPAPRRRPARREPAPTPSPAPRAPAVPRANDSGYELPPADLLIAGDPPKTGSSANEDMIDRINSVLEQFKVDAAVTGYTRGPTVTRYEVELGPAVKVEKITQLQRNIAYAVATDNVRLLAPIPGKSAVGIEVPNSDREMVRLADVLDAPSTRRDDHPLIIGLGKDIEGDFVSANLAKMPHLLVAGSTGSGKSSFVNSMLVSLLTRATPEDVRMILIDPKMVELTPYEGVPHLITPIITEPKKAAAALAWLVEEMEQRYMDMKMSRVRHINDFNEKVRSGEISTPLGSERVYKPYPYIVAIVDELADLMMTAPRDVEDAIVRITQKARAAGIHLVLATQRPSVDVVTGLIKTNVPSRLAFATSSLTDSRVILDQPGAEKLIGMGDGLFLPMGANKPIRMQGAFITDEEISAVVEFTKEQSEPEYTEGVTSAKASDKKEIDSDIGNDLDDLLQAIELVVSSQFGSTSMLQRKLRVGFAKAGRLMDLMETRGVVGPSEGSKARDVLVKPEDLAGVIASITGGGSDDGSLD, via the coding sequence ATGGCTTCTCAAGCAACCACGCGTCGACGTGCGGCTGCCGGCACCTCCGCGCCTCGGGCGGCTGCGAGCCGGAAGCCCGCAAGCAATCGGCAGCCCCAGAAGGATCGTGCACAGAAGGATCGTGCACAGAAGGATCGTGCACAGAAGGGTCGCGGCGGAAAACCGCAGGCGGGTGCGCGCAAGGCGCCCGCCGGTCGGGCGGCGCCGCGCGCCGCCACCAAGTCTCAGGACCTGCACCGTCCATCGGTCGTCGTGACCGTCGGGCACGGTGCCGCATCCGCGTGGACCATGCTCGCCAAGGGAGTCGGCAACGTCGCCCGAATCGGTGCACAGCGTGATGACGAGCCGTCCGCGCGCCGGGACGGGCTGGCCTTGGCCATTCTCCTACTCGGTGGGATCGCCGCCGTGGGTGTCTGGTTCCATGCACTCGGGCCCGTCGGTGCATTCATCGACACCCTGATCAGGGCCTGCGTGGGATCGCTGGCTTACGCGGTGCCGGTGGCGCACCTCGCGTTGGCCGCCTGCTTGATGCGCTTCGCGCCGAACCCTGACCGTCGTGTCCGCAACGTCGGCGGTACTGTGCTGCTCTCGATCGCATTGCTGGGGATGACACACCTGATCCAGGGTGCGCCCCGCGACTACGACGGCCGAGCCGATGCGGCCGGATTCGCCGGCTACGCAGTGGGCGGTCCGCTCACCGATGCGGTCACCGTGTGGCTGTCGGTTCCGGTGTACCTGTTGTGCGCTGCGTTCGGCATCCTCGCACTCAGCGGTCGGACCCTGCGCGACGTGATCCACGGCGCGTCGGAGTACCTCGGCCTCGGCCGCGACTACCGGTACGGCGAGGACGACTACTACTCGGACGACGACTACGACTACGACTACGACGAGTACGACGACGACATCGCAGAGGATGATGTCGACGCGACACCGGACCCAGCTCCGTTCGACACCGGCGACTCGTCCGACGATGCCGACGACGGTTACGGCGATCCGTACGACAACTACCCGCCCGACGAGCGTCGCCGGCCGCAGGAGCGTCGCGCACGCAGCGACAGGCCGACGAGGGAGCGGCCCGCGCGGTCGAGCAGTCGTGCCGAGCACGACCGCGCTTCCCGGACGTCGCCCTCGGTGTCGGGGCGACGCACCGCGGGAGAGGACCGCGATGCGCACATGCCGGATCTGGTGACAGAGCCGATCCTGCCCGATACGCAGATCACTGAGCCGATCGGTCCGCTGGCCGACCTGGATCCGGCGCCTGCGTCGGCCGTCGAACCTGCGCCGCGTCGACGCCCCGCGCGCCGTGAGCCCGCGCCGACTCCGTCGCCCGCGCCTCGCGCTCCCGCGGTGCCGCGTGCGAACGACAGCGGCTACGAACTGCCACCCGCCGACCTGCTGATCGCAGGCGACCCGCCGAAAACGGGGAGCTCGGCCAACGAGGACATGATCGACCGGATCAACTCCGTCCTCGAACAGTTCAAGGTCGACGCAGCCGTCACCGGCTACACCAGGGGCCCGACAGTCACGCGCTACGAGGTTGAACTCGGACCGGCGGTCAAGGTCGAGAAGATCACCCAGTTGCAGCGAAACATCGCATATGCGGTCGCGACCGACAACGTGCGCCTGCTGGCGCCGATCCCCGGCAAGTCCGCCGTCGGCATCGAGGTGCCCAATTCCGACCGCGAGATGGTGCGCCTGGCCGACGTCCTCGACGCGCCCAGCACCAGGCGTGACGATCACCCGTTGATCATCGGCCTCGGTAAGGACATCGAAGGCGACTTCGTCAGCGCGAACCTCGCGAAGATGCCGCACCTGTTGGTCGCCGGTTCCACGGGCTCGGGTAAGTCGAGCTTCGTCAACTCGATGCTCGTGTCCTTGCTGACCCGGGCTACGCCCGAAGACGTTCGGATGATCCTGATCGATCCGAAGATGGTCGAGCTGACGCCGTACGAGGGTGTTCCGCACCTCATCACGCCGATCATCACCGAGCCGAAGAAGGCCGCCGCGGCCCTCGCATGGCTCGTCGAAGAGATGGAACAGCGCTACATGGACATGAAGATGTCCCGTGTGCGCCACATCAACGACTTCAACGAGAAGGTGCGTTCGGGTGAGATCAGCACACCGCTGGGCTCCGAGCGCGTGTACAAGCCGTACCCCTACATAGTGGCGATCGTCGACGAGCTGGCCGATCTGATGATGACCGCGCCGCGTGACGTGGAGGACGCCATCGTCCGCATCACGCAGAAGGCGCGTGCGGCGGGAATACACCTGGTGTTGGCCACTCAGCGTCCGTCGGTCGACGTCGTGACCGGCCTGATCAAGACCAACGTGCCGTCACGACTCGCGTTCGCAACGAGCTCGCTCACGGACTCTCGAGTGATCCTCGATCAGCCGGGTGCCGAGAAGCTGATCGGCATGGGCGACGGTCTGTTCCTGCCGATGGGAGCCAACAAGCCCATCCGCATGCAGGGTGCGTTCATCACCGACGAGGAGATCTCTGCGGTCGTCGAGTTCACCAAGGAGCAGTCGGAGCCCGAGTACACCGAGGGCGTGACCTCTGCCAAGGCGTCGGACAAGAAGGAGATCGACTCCGACATCGGCAACGATCTCGACGACCTCCTGCAGGCGATCGAACTGGTCGTGTCCAGCCAGTTCGGGTCGACGTCGATGCTGCAACGCAAACTGCGTGTGGGCTTCGCGAAGGCGGGACGGCTCATGGACTTGATGGAGACGCGCGGCGTCGTCGGGCCCAGCGAGGGATCCAAGGCGCGCGACGTTCTGGTGAAGCCGGAGGACCTCGCCGGGGTGATCGCATCGATCACCGGTGGCGGGTCCGACGACGGTTCGCTAGACTGA
- the dapA gene encoding 4-hydroxy-tetrahydrodipicolinate synthase: METADAGRVKHPFGTVSVAMVTPFTSKGEVDLDKAAELADQLVSRGCDGLVVSGTTGESPTTTVPEKAELLKVVLDTVGDRARVIQGAGSYDTAETIRRCRDAADAGAHGLLIVTPYYSKPPQAGVYAHFTAVADATDLPVMLYDIPPRSVVPIETETILRLAEHPNIKAVKDAKGDLHAGATIMAQTDLEFLSGDDGINLPWLSVGASGFVSVIGHLVPDRLAALRDAAAAGDLDRARSLTRSMAPLVDAMGRLGGVTMVKAALRITGLDVGDPRLPQVAADGPQIEALINDLRTAEVI, encoded by the coding sequence ATGGAAACCGCAGACGCAGGGCGCGTGAAACACCCGTTTGGAACGGTCTCGGTGGCGATGGTGACCCCCTTCACGTCGAAGGGTGAGGTCGACCTCGACAAGGCGGCTGAGCTGGCCGACCAACTCGTCTCGCGAGGCTGTGACGGCCTCGTCGTCTCCGGCACCACAGGAGAGTCTCCGACGACCACCGTTCCCGAGAAGGCCGAACTCCTCAAGGTCGTCCTCGACACCGTAGGCGACCGCGCCCGCGTCATCCAGGGCGCAGGCAGCTACGACACCGCGGAGACGATCCGACGCTGTCGCGACGCTGCTGACGCGGGTGCGCACGGACTGCTCATCGTGACCCCCTACTACAGCAAGCCGCCGCAGGCCGGCGTGTATGCCCACTTCACCGCCGTCGCCGACGCCACGGACCTGCCGGTGATGCTCTACGACATCCCGCCGCGATCGGTTGTCCCGATTGAGACCGAGACGATTCTGCGCCTGGCCGAGCATCCCAACATCAAGGCCGTGAAGGACGCCAAGGGCGACCTGCACGCCGGCGCCACGATCATGGCGCAGACCGACCTGGAGTTCCTGTCCGGCGACGACGGCATCAACCTGCCGTGGCTGTCCGTCGGCGCCTCCGGATTCGTCAGCGTGATCGGCCACCTGGTCCCGGACCGGCTCGCCGCCCTGCGCGACGCCGCGGCCGCAGGCGACCTCGACCGCGCTCGCTCGCTCACCCGCTCGATGGCACCGCTGGTCGATGCGATGGGTCGGCTCGGGGGAGTGACGATGGTCAAGGCCGCACTCCGGATCACCGGCCTCGACGTCGGCGACCCGCGACTGCCTCAGGTCGCCGCAGACGGCCCGCAGATCGAGGCACTCATCAACGATCTGCGCACCGCGGAGGTGATCTGA
- a CDS encoding helix-turn-helix transcriptional regulator codes for MTVLLREAIGDQLRRVRTGQGRTLRDVSTDARVSLGYLSEVERGQKEASSELLASICVALEVEISDVLRDVAGAMAPVATLQTDALVEVIAPQGDAAALAAA; via the coding sequence GTGACAGTGCTGCTGCGTGAGGCGATCGGCGATCAGCTGCGCCGTGTGCGGACCGGCCAGGGCCGGACACTGCGGGACGTGTCGACTGATGCGCGCGTGAGCCTCGGCTACTTGTCTGAGGTGGAGCGCGGGCAGAAGGAGGCGTCGAGCGAACTGCTCGCATCGATCTGTGTCGCACTCGAGGTCGAGATCAGCGACGTGCTGCGCGATGTGGCCGGTGCGATGGCGCCGGTCGCGACCCTCCAGACCGACGCACTCGTCGAGGTCATCGCACCACAGGGTGACGCTGCTGCGCTCGCCGCGGCCTGA
- a CDS encoding amino-acid N-acetyltransferase gives MSHQQSPPRPDGSSEIVVRRARTSDVPRIKQLIDVYAGKILLEKNLVTLYEAVQEFWVAQIDDTVVGCGALHVLWSDLGEVRTVAVARECAGRGVGHRVVARLMDEARNLGLQRVFVLTFETTFFGRHGFVEIDGTPVTKEVYEEMTRSYDTGVAEFLDLSFVKPNTLGNTRMLAHL, from the coding sequence ATGTCGCACCAGCAGTCGCCGCCACGTCCCGACGGGTCGTCGGAGATCGTCGTGCGCCGAGCCCGGACCTCAGACGTACCGCGCATCAAGCAGCTGATCGACGTCTACGCGGGCAAGATCCTGCTGGAGAAGAATCTCGTCACCCTGTACGAGGCGGTCCAGGAGTTCTGGGTGGCGCAGATCGACGACACGGTCGTCGGCTGCGGCGCCCTGCACGTTCTGTGGTCCGATCTCGGCGAGGTGCGCACGGTCGCGGTCGCACGAGAGTGTGCGGGTCGCGGCGTAGGTCACCGCGTGGTCGCGAGACTGATGGACGAGGCGCGCAACCTCGGTCTCCAGCGGGTGTTCGTCCTGACCTTCGAGACGACGTTCTTCGGCAGACACGGCTTCGTCGAGATCGACGGAACCCCGGTCACGAAGGAGGTCTACGAGGAGATGACCCGCTCGTACGACACCGGCGTCGCGGAGTTCCTCGACCTCAGCTTCGTGAAGCCGAACACGCTCGGCAACACCCGCATGCTCGCCCACCTCTAG
- the pgsA gene encoding CDP-diacylglycerol--glycerol-3-phosphate 3-phosphatidyltransferase yields MTEPVRRVDGDHVSAVPPVINVANALTMFRIVLVPVFVVALFIDSGESTTWRIAAFVIFAVAAITDQVDGRIARGWNLVTDFGKMADPIADKALIGAALLGLSILGVLPWWVTIVILAREIGVTVLRFWVIRHGVIAASRGGKLKTLLQAVAIGLFTLPDVGPLHTIGWIVMIAAVVATVVTGLDYVWQAIRLRKSGSASA; encoded by the coding sequence GTGACTGAACCAGTGCGCCGTGTCGACGGTGATCATGTGTCGGCCGTGCCGCCGGTGATCAACGTCGCGAACGCGTTGACGATGTTCCGCATCGTCCTGGTGCCGGTGTTCGTGGTGGCGTTGTTCATCGATTCGGGGGAGTCGACGACGTGGCGCATCGCCGCGTTCGTCATCTTCGCGGTCGCCGCGATCACCGACCAGGTCGACGGCCGGATCGCCCGCGGGTGGAATCTGGTGACGGACTTCGGCAAGATGGCCGACCCGATCGCCGACAAAGCGCTGATCGGAGCAGCGCTCCTTGGACTATCGATACTCGGTGTCCTTCCGTGGTGGGTGACGATCGTGATCCTCGCCCGCGAGATCGGCGTGACAGTGCTGCGGTTCTGGGTCATCAGGCACGGCGTCATCGCGGCGAGCCGCGGCGGCAAGCTGAAGACACTGCTGCAGGCGGTGGCGATCGGCTTGTTCACGCTCCCCGACGTCGGACCGCTGCACACCATCGGTTGGATCGTGATGATCGCCGCGGTGGTGGCCACAGTCGTCACCGGCCTGGACTACGTGTGGCAGGCGATCCGCCTGCGCAAGTCGGGATCGGCGTCGGCGTGA
- a CDS encoding PspA/IM30 family protein → MANPFVKFWNYMMALGNSKIDEHADPKVQIQQAIEDAQRQHQALSQQAAAVIGNQRQLEMRLNRQLEEIEKLQGNARQALTLADQAATAGDAAKAAEYTNAAEAFAAQLVTAEQNVEDLKVLHDQSLTAAAQAKQAVERNAMALQQKLAERSKLLSQLEQAKMQEQVSASLNSMSELAAPGNTPSLDQVRDKIERRYANALGSAELAKGSIGGRMAEVEAAGVQLAGHARLEQIRASMNGGSLTAGTQPAAGQVAPAPSTPAVDTEKH, encoded by the coding sequence ATGGCGAACCCCTTCGTGAAGTTCTGGAACTACATGATGGCTCTGGGCAACTCCAAGATCGACGAGCACGCCGACCCGAAGGTCCAGATCCAGCAGGCCATCGAGGACGCCCAGCGTCAGCACCAGGCGCTGTCGCAGCAGGCGGCCGCCGTGATCGGCAATCAGCGTCAGTTGGAGATGCGACTGAACCGCCAGCTCGAGGAGATCGAGAAGCTTCAGGGCAACGCCCGCCAAGCGCTCACTCTCGCCGATCAGGCCGCCACCGCGGGCGACGCCGCGAAGGCTGCGGAGTACACGAATGCCGCAGAGGCGTTCGCCGCGCAGCTGGTGACCGCTGAGCAGAACGTCGAAGATCTCAAGGTGCTGCACGACCAGTCGCTGACAGCGGCTGCGCAGGCCAAGCAGGCAGTCGAGCGCAACGCGATGGCCCTGCAGCAGAAGCTCGCCGAGCGGTCCAAGCTGCTCAGTCAGCTCGAGCAGGCCAAGATGCAGGAGCAGGTCAGCGCTTCGCTCAACAGCATGAGTGAGCTCGCGGCTCCGGGGAACACACCGAGCCTCGACCAGGTGCGCGACAAGATCGAACGTCGCTACGCGAACGCGCTCGGATCCGCGGAATTGGCCAAGGGATCGATCGGAGGCCGCATGGCGGAAGTCGAGGCCGCCGGCGTGCAGCTCGCCGGCCACGCCCGTCTCGAGCAGATCCGCGCCAGCATGAATGGGGGATCGCTCACCGCGGGCACTCAACCCGCCGCGGGCCAGGTTGCTCCAGCACCTTCCACACCCGCGGTGGACACGGAGAAGCACTGA
- the thyX gene encoding FAD-dependent thymidylate synthase has protein sequence MSELVPLKVQLVASTQFTPPADIDWSTDTDGGEALIEFAGRACYESWDKPNPRTATNAGYLRHVLEVGHTSLFEHSNVTFYITGISRSCTHELIRHRHFSYSQLSQRFVPEHDSNVVAPPAIRGDERLEELFVRATDASRAAYTELLTELEAKFDDVPNAILRRKQARQAARAVLPNATETRIVVTGNYRAWRHFIGMRATEHADVEIRQLAVECLRQLADIAPTAFGDFEIGELADGTHVATSPFVFEG, from the coding sequence GTGTCCGAACTCGTGCCGCTCAAGGTGCAACTGGTGGCCTCGACGCAGTTCACGCCGCCCGCCGACATCGACTGGAGCACCGACACCGACGGTGGCGAAGCGCTCATCGAATTCGCCGGTCGCGCGTGTTATGAGAGCTGGGACAAGCCGAACCCGCGCACGGCGACCAACGCCGGCTATCTGCGGCACGTCCTCGAAGTGGGACACACCTCCTTGTTCGAGCACTCGAACGTCACCTTCTACATCACTGGAATCTCCCGGTCGTGCACACACGAACTGATTCGTCACCGGCACTTCTCGTACTCGCAGCTCTCTCAGCGTTTTGTGCCCGAACACGACTCCAACGTGGTCGCGCCGCCCGCGATCCGGGGCGACGAGCGTCTTGAAGAGTTGTTCGTCAGAGCCACCGATGCGTCGCGTGCCGCGTACACCGAGCTGCTGACCGAGCTCGAAGCCAAGTTCGACGACGTCCCGAACGCGATTCTGCGACGCAAACAGGCCCGCCAAGCGGCCCGCGCCGTGCTCCCGAACGCGACGGAGACTCGGATCGTCGTGACCGGCAACTATCGGGCGTGGCGTCATTTCATCGGCATGCGCGCCACCGAGCACGCAGACGTCGAGATCCGCCAACTCGCTGTCGAATGTCTGCGGCAGCTCGCAGACATTGCGCCGACCGCGTTCGGAGACTTCGAAATCGGTGAACTCGCGGACGGAACCCACGTTGCGACATCACCGTTCGTTTTCGAGGGCTAA
- a CDS encoding TerC family protein, whose protein sequence is MHVSLTTWIITGLVILGLFVFDFFAHVRTPHEPTLRESGFWSAVYIAIAIAFGGFVWWQWGGVYGGEYFAGYVTEKALSVDNLFVFVVIMAKFAVPKIYQQKVLLLGIVMALVMRGAFIAVGAAAINTYSWVFYLFGLFLLLTAVKLLTESDAPVEHEKEREGRLERVVKKFFRTSDTYDGDRLITKVDGKRMITPLLLVLVVIGFTDVLFALDSIPAIYGLTQEPYLVFTANAFALMGLRQLYFLLGGLLDKLIYLSYGLSLILAFIGVKLVLHALHENTLGFINGGQSVHVPEISTPLSLAVIGGTLLVTTVASLVVSKRRDASV, encoded by the coding sequence ATGCACGTTTCTCTGACCACCTGGATCATCACCGGGTTGGTGATCCTGGGGCTGTTCGTCTTCGACTTCTTCGCCCACGTCCGCACTCCGCACGAACCGACACTCCGCGAGTCGGGATTCTGGTCGGCGGTCTACATCGCCATCGCCATCGCCTTCGGCGGATTCGTGTGGTGGCAGTGGGGCGGCGTGTACGGCGGGGAGTACTTCGCCGGTTACGTCACGGAGAAGGCGCTGTCCGTCGACAACCTGTTCGTGTTCGTCGTCATCATGGCCAAGTTTGCGGTACCGAAGATCTACCAGCAGAAGGTCCTTCTGCTCGGCATCGTGATGGCGCTCGTGATGCGCGGCGCATTCATCGCCGTCGGCGCGGCCGCGATCAACACCTACAGCTGGGTGTTCTACCTGTTCGGCCTGTTCCTGCTGCTCACCGCCGTCAAGCTGCTCACCGAGAGCGATGCGCCCGTCGAGCACGAGAAGGAGCGCGAAGGCCGCCTCGAACGAGTGGTCAAGAAGTTCTTCCGGACCTCTGACACCTACGACGGCGATCGTCTGATCACCAAGGTGGACGGCAAGCGAATGATCACTCCGCTGCTGCTGGTCCTGGTTGTCATCGGATTCACGGACGTGCTCTTCGCCCTCGACTCGATCCCGGCGATCTACGGGCTCACCCAGGAGCCGTACCTGGTGTTCACCGCCAACGCATTCGCCCTGATGGGACTGCGCCAGCTGTACTTCCTGCTCGGCGGACTGCTCGACAAGCTGATCTACCTGTCGTACGGACTCTCGCTGATCCTCGCGTTCATCGGCGTGAAGCTGGTCCTGCACGCACTGCACGAGAACACCCTCGGCTTCATCAACGGCGGCCAGTCGGTGCACGTCCCGGAGATCTCGACTCCGCTCTCGCTGGCGGTGATCGGCGGAACCCTGCTGGTGACCACCGTCGCGAGCCTGGTGGTGTCCAAGCGGCGCGACGCTTCGGTCTGA
- a CDS encoding ribonuclease J translates to MAGSQRRRRAGRPAGPPSENQKPPKKAGPAVPEATGIGVTGDIIDRLTAPKPLVKGGLRVVALGGIGEIGRNMTVFEYDGKLLIVDCGVLFPEDQQPGVDLILPDFSYLEGRTDDIEAVVLTHGHEDHIGAVPFLLKLRADIPVVGSRFTLALVAAKCREHRLRPKLIQVAEGDRQDFGAFDCEFFAVNHSIPDAVAVAIRTPAGLVLHTGDIKLDQLPLDGRLTDLAGFSRLGDEGVDLFLVDSTNAEVPGFVTPERDIGGVLDNVIGKAKQRVIVASFASHVHRIQQIVDVAYRHGRRVTFVGRSMVRNMQIAQDLGYLSVPEGVVVDMDTAATLPDHRLVLISTGSQGEPLSALSRMARGEHRQINVRADDLVVLASSLIPGNENSVFAVVNGLAKRGATVITQASAKVHVSGHASAGELLYLYNAVRPSNAMPVHGEWRHLRANAALAEATGVPSDRIVLAEDGVVVDLVDGRAQITGRVPVGHVYVDGLSVGDVGDSTLSDRLVLGEGGFISISVAVDTTTGVAVSAPKVDGRGFSDDPTALTEAVVLVEKTLTELANEGVTDTHRIAQAVRRVVGRWVAGKYRRRPMIVPTVIAVGDD, encoded by the coding sequence ATGGCAGGCTCACAGCGTCGTCGTCGCGCCGGGCGTCCGGCAGGACCTCCGAGCGAGAACCAGAAGCCCCCGAAGAAGGCGGGCCCCGCCGTTCCCGAGGCGACGGGCATCGGCGTCACCGGTGACATCATCGATCGCCTGACCGCGCCGAAGCCGCTGGTCAAGGGTGGCCTCCGCGTCGTCGCGCTCGGCGGTATCGGTGAGATCGGCCGCAACATGACGGTCTTCGAGTACGACGGCAAGCTCCTCATCGTCGACTGCGGTGTACTCTTCCCCGAAGACCAGCAGCCGGGCGTCGACCTGATCTTGCCCGACTTCAGTTACCTCGAGGGACGCACCGACGACATCGAGGCCGTCGTCCTGACACACGGCCACGAGGATCACATCGGCGCCGTTCCGTTCCTGTTGAAGCTCCGGGCCGACATCCCCGTCGTGGGTTCGCGATTCACCCTGGCGCTTGTCGCCGCCAAGTGCCGAGAGCACCGCCTGCGGCCGAAGCTCATCCAAGTCGCCGAGGGCGACCGTCAGGACTTCGGCGCGTTCGACTGCGAATTCTTCGCGGTCAACCACTCCATTCCCGACGCGGTGGCCGTCGCGATCCGCACTCCAGCGGGTCTCGTCCTGCACACCGGCGACATCAAGCTGGACCAGCTGCCCCTCGACGGCCGCCTCACGGACCTCGCGGGCTTCTCACGACTCGGTGACGAGGGCGTCGACCTCTTCCTCGTCGACTCCACGAACGCTGAGGTCCCCGGCTTCGTGACGCCAGAGCGCGACATCGGCGGCGTTCTCGACAACGTGATCGGCAAGGCTAAGCAGCGGGTCATCGTCGCGTCGTTCGCGAGCCACGTCCACCGCATCCAGCAGATCGTCGACGTCGCGTACCGCCACGGCCGCCGCGTGACATTCGTCGGTCGCTCGATGGTCCGCAACATGCAGATCGCGCAGGATCTCGGGTACCTCTCGGTGCCCGAAGGTGTTGTCGTCGACATGGACACGGCCGCCACGCTGCCCGACCACCGCCTCGTCCTCATCTCGACCGGCTCGCAGGGCGAGCCCCTGTCTGCGCTGTCCCGGATGGCACGCGGCGAGCATCGCCAGATCAACGTGCGCGCCGACGACCTCGTCGTCCTCGCGTCGTCGTTGATCCCCGGCAACGAGAACTCGGTGTTCGCCGTGGTCAACGGTCTCGCCAAGCGGGGCGCGACGGTCATCACGCAGGCCAGCGCCAAGGTTCACGTGTCGGGTCACGCGTCCGCGGGCGAACTGCTGTACCTGTACAACGCGGTCCGGCCGTCCAACGCCATGCCGGTTCACGGCGAATGGCGCCACCTGCGCGCCAACGCGGCGCTCGCCGAGGCGACCGGAGTGCCCTCCGACCGCATCGTGCTGGCCGAGGACGGCGTGGTTGTCGACCTCGTCGACGGACGCGCGCAGATCACCGGCCGGGTACCGGTGGGTCACGTCTACGTCGACGGGCTGTCCGTCGGCGACGTCGGCGACTCCACACTGTCCGATCGCCTCGTTCTCGGCGAGGGTGGATTCATCTCGATCTCCGTCGCCGTCGACACCACGACCGGCGTTGCGGTCAGCGCACCCAAAGTGGACGGCCGCGGCTTCTCCGACGACCCGACCGCGCTCACCGAGGCCGTTGTGCTGGTGGAGAAGACGCTCACCGAACTCGCCAACGAAGGCGTCACCGACACTCATCGCATCGCACAGGCCGTGCGCCGGGTGGTCGGCCGCTGGGTGGCGGGCAAGTACCGCCGCCGACCGATGATCGTGCCGACCGTGATCGCCGTCGGAGACGACTAG
- a CDS encoding TIGR03085 family metal-binding protein has protein sequence MSLARDERAALVATLRNVGPDAPTMCEGWTARDLAVHLAIRERRLDAAAAMILPPLSGHARSVEASYAAKPWPVLMRTVLDGPPWYSPFRPLDSVLNLAEMFVHHEDLLRGGADPTGPFLPRKLSSAMNRALETPLSLVGRLTLAKAPARVTLGSPDGRELLTVGRGESVAVTGSVGELLLFAFGRAPVDVTVTGPQAAVDAVRKSERSV, from the coding sequence GTGTCCCTCGCCCGAGACGAACGTGCGGCTCTCGTCGCGACGCTCCGGAACGTCGGCCCCGACGCTCCGACGATGTGTGAGGGTTGGACGGCCCGTGACCTGGCCGTCCACCTCGCCATCCGGGAGCGACGCCTCGACGCCGCGGCCGCGATGATTCTGCCTCCGCTGTCCGGGCACGCTCGGTCGGTGGAAGCGTCGTATGCCGCCAAGCCGTGGCCGGTGCTGATGCGGACCGTGCTCGACGGTCCGCCGTGGTACTCGCCGTTCCGGCCTCTCGACTCGGTGCTCAATCTCGCCGAGATGTTTGTCCATCACGAGGATCTGCTGCGTGGGGGAGCGGACCCGACCGGCCCGTTCCTGCCGCGGAAACTGTCGTCGGCGATGAACCGGGCGCTGGAGACTCCACTGTCCCTGGTGGGACGCCTCACACTCGCGAAGGCTCCCGCTCGAGTCACCCTCGGGTCGCCTGACGGGCGTGAACTGTTGACCGTCGGTCGTGGGGAATCGGTCGCCGTGACCGGCTCGGTAGGTGAACTGCTGCTCTTCGCATTCGGACGCGCACCAGTCGACGTGACCGTGACCGGCCCCCAAGCGGCGGTCGACGCGGTCCGCAAAAGCGAACGCTCCGTCTGA
- a CDS encoding YciI family protein — MPLFHVEYTYAADKADVRDEHRPAHREFLGALHETGELQFVGPFVDGTGAALMVTADDEQAARALLDRDPFAIVDAVSAVRVTEWKQVFGPF, encoded by the coding sequence GTGCCACTGTTCCACGTCGAGTACACCTACGCCGCCGACAAGGCAGACGTCCGGGACGAACATCGCCCCGCGCACCGCGAGTTCCTCGGAGCCCTCCACGAGACCGGTGAACTCCAATTCGTCGGCCCGTTCGTCGACGGCACCGGCGCAGCACTCATGGTGACCGCGGACGACGAGCAGGCCGCGCGTGCACTGCTCGACCGCGACCCGTTCGCGATCGTCGACGCCGTCTCCGCCGTCCGCGTCACCGAATGGAAGCAGGTCTTCGGGCCGTTCTGA